A genomic stretch from Microcebus murinus isolate Inina chromosome 11, M.murinus_Inina_mat1.0, whole genome shotgun sequence includes:
- the ZNF475 gene encoding zinc finger protein 475 isoform X2, with amino-acid sequence MAHSSTKHDIKQTTMIRRPPTIVCYICGREYGTKSISIHEPQCLKKWHNENNLLPKELRRPEPKKTEVRTITAKGFYDLDALNEAAWTSAQSQLVPCDICGRTFLPDRLIVHQRSCKPKAAK; translated from the exons CAGACAACAATGATAAGGCGTCCACCAACAATTGTTTGCTACATTTGTGGTCGTGAATATGGAACAAAATCTATCAGCATCCATGAGCCGCAATGCCTGAAAAAATGGCATAATGAAAACAACTTGTTGCCTAAAGAGCTAAGGAGACCAGAACCCAAGAAAACAGAAGTCAGGACCATAACTG CCAAAGGTTTCTATGATCTCGATGCCTTAAACGAAGCTGCTTGGACAAGTGCCCAGAGCCAGTTGGTTCCCTGCGATATCTGTGGGCGAACCTTCCTGCCAGACAGACTGATTGTTCATCAGCGATCATGTAAACCCAAAGCTGCCAAGTAA
- the ZNF475 gene encoding zinc finger protein 475 isoform X3, whose product MAHSSTKHDIKTTMIRRPPTIVCYICGREYGTKSISIHEPQCLKKWHNENNLLPKELRRPEPKKTEVRTITAKGFYDLDALNEAAWTSAQSQLVPCDICGRTFLPDRLIVHQRSCKPKAAK is encoded by the exons ACAACAATGATAAGGCGTCCACCAACAATTGTTTGCTACATTTGTGGTCGTGAATATGGAACAAAATCTATCAGCATCCATGAGCCGCAATGCCTGAAAAAATGGCATAATGAAAACAACTTGTTGCCTAAAGAGCTAAGGAGACCAGAACCCAAGAAAACAGAAGTCAGGACCATAACTG CCAAAGGTTTCTATGATCTCGATGCCTTAAACGAAGCTGCTTGGACAAGTGCCCAGAGCCAGTTGGTTCCCTGCGATATCTGTGGGCGAACCTTCCTGCCAGACAGACTGATTGTTCATCAGCGATCATGTAAACCCAAAGCTGCCAAGTAA
- the ZNF475 gene encoding zinc finger protein 475 isoform X4 codes for MIRRPPTIVCYICGREYGTKSISIHEPQCLKKWHNENNLLPKELRRPEPKKTEVRTITAKGFYDLDALNEAAWTSAQSQLVPCDICGRTFLPDRLIVHQRSCKPKAAK; via the exons ATGATAAGGCGTCCACCAACAATTGTTTGCTACATTTGTGGTCGTGAATATGGAACAAAATCTATCAGCATCCATGAGCCGCAATGCCTGAAAAAATGGCATAATGAAAACAACTTGTTGCCTAAAGAGCTAAGGAGACCAGAACCCAAGAAAACAGAAGTCAGGACCATAACTG CCAAAGGTTTCTATGATCTCGATGCCTTAAACGAAGCTGCTTGGACAAGTGCCCAGAGCCAGTTGGTTCCCTGCGATATCTGTGGGCGAACCTTCCTGCCAGACAGACTGATTGTTCATCAGCGATCATGTAAACCCAAAGCTGCCAAGTAA